The stretch of DNA ATCGTGGCCAAGAACCGCTCGGGCGCGACCAAGACCATTCCGCTGACTTTCCTCAAGGAATACACCACCTTCGTCGATTACACCGATGGAGGGGGCTACGGGGCCTCCGGGGGCAACTATGGCGGTGGCGGAAGCAGCAGCGGCGGAGGGGGAAGCTACGGCGGGGGCGATTCGGGCAGCTACGGCGGCGGAGCGGACTCCGGAGGCAGCTACGGGGGCGGCAGCAGCGGCGATCCGGGGCAGGAAATGGGCTTCTGAGAGCCTCGTTGATCCAAAAATCAATAGAAATTTCAGTGAGTTGAGTCACCCCGCGTTTGTAACAACTCCTTGACACGGGGCCCTGCTCCGGCTTAGATGGGGGCAAATGCGGTGGGTTTGGGGCGTCCCGAACCGCCGCGCTTATAATTTTTGCCCCTGGATCTCAGCGACGGCTTGAGCCGAAACCGCCTGCAGAGCTTCCGGTCACAAGGAATGACCCAGCATGTGGAATAAGGAAGTCGCTCTTTCGCTCGTCCCGCTCGCCGTTTTAAACGGCCTCATCATTGGCTCGCTATTCGTGTTCCTGGCCCTGCGCGCCCTCGGCATCGTCAAAAAAGAAGATTACATCGAAGACCACAAGCACCGCGCGACCGTGGTGCTCGGCTCCACCCTGCGTGAGTTCTGGCTGTGGTTTACAAGCCCGGTCGAGCGCACCCTCATCGCGCTTCGCGTCACCCCGAACCTGATCACGACCGTGGGTCTGCTGCTCTCGATGGTGGCAGGCGTGTTCTATTACATGGGCCACGTCGGCACGGCGGGCTACATGCTCATTCTCGGCGCCTGCTGCGACTACTTCGATGGCCGCGTGGCCCGCGCCACGAACCGTCAGACCCAGTCGGGCGCCTACTACGACGCCGTGCTCGATCGCGCCTGTGAGGGCGCGGTGCTCATGGGCATTGCGGGCTACTTCCAGCACACCGCGCTCGTCTTCATCCCCATGGTGGCGCTCGTCGGCTCGTTCATGGTCAGCTACACCAAGAGCAAGGCGGAGGCCATGGGCGTCAAGTGCGACCTGGGCCTGATGCAGCGCCCCGAACGGCTGTTCCTGCTGGCCAGCACCTCGCTCTTCGATCCCCTGGTGAAGTCCTGGGCCGTCAACCACGGATTCCCGGACGTGCACTATCTCATGCTCGGCGCGGTCGGCGTCATCGCGATCCTGACCCTCTACACGACCTATCAGCGCATCTCGCACAGCTTCCACGCCCTTGAGGAACGCGATGCGGAAGAAGCCGCCGACGTGGCTCCGCTGGAGCGCACCGCCAGCTAGCCGCTCTGAGCTCGACACCAAAAAGGCCCGCTTTTGCGGGCCTTTTTATTTTCCAGGGGGAAGGGCGGCTACCAGAAAATGAGCCCGGCATACCCCACAACGCGCTCGCGATCGCCGAAGGCATCGCCGCTGGTCGCGTAGGCTTCGAGCTCGCAGTGACTGGCACCGAGCGCTTTGACCGCCGAGATCATTGCCGTTGCCGGCAGGTAGCCGCACATGGTGATCCCCCTGGAACGGACCGTCTTGTAGAGACCGTCGGGATCGAGGGCGAGCATTTTGTCGATGGCCATGGCGTCGAGCTCGCGGGTGCGCGCGTCACTGAGATAGTGGTTCATGTCTGAGGAGGTGACCATCACCACCGGTTCGGGCCACTCGCGCACGAAGGCGGCGAGCTCGGCCCCCAGTTGGTGGCACTCAGCGAGGGACAGGCCGCCCAGGGTGATCGGGACGAAACGGGCGCCGGGGTTGCTCGCCTGCAGGAAGGGGAGTTCCACTTCGAGGCTGTGCTCCTGGAGATGGGCGGCGGTGTCGCTCTCCAGGATGCTGGAGTTCTCTACCAGCGTGGCCGCCGCTTTTTCGTCGACGGCGATTTCCCCAAGCGGGGTGCGCCAGCTGCCACTGGTCCAGACCGAGGCCCGGGTGCCCAGCCCCGTGTGGTTGGGGCCGAGCAAAAGATAAAGGGGAGCGGGCACGATCCGCGCAAACACGCGTCCGGCCACGCTCCCCGAAAACACATAGCCCGCATGAGGAACCAGTACTCCCTTCGCCTCGATCCGTCCCTTGTCCTCCCTTACCTCGCAGAATCTGGCGATTTCGCTGCGAAGCTCGGTTGGGTTGGCGGGATAGAACCTGCCGGCGACTGCGGGAGCCCGAATACTCATACGGGCTATTGTGGGGTTTCCCCCGCTATGCGGTCAACGCAGAAGAATTACTTCTTCTTGGCGGTCTTCCGCTTCGCAGTCTTGCGCTTGGCAGCCTTACGCTTCGGAGCCTTCTTGGCTGCCTTCTTCTTGGCGGCCTTCTTGCGCTTCGGAGCCTTCTTGGCTGCTTTCTTCTTGGTTGCCTTCTTGGCGGTCTTCTTCTTGGCGACCTTTCGCTTGGCAGCCTTGCGCTTCGGAGCCTTCTTGGCTGCCTTCTTCTTCTTCGGAGCCTTCTTGGCTGCCTTACGTTTCGTAGCTTTCTTCTTCGCTACCTTCTTCTTTGTTGCCTTCTTGGCGACTTTTTTCTTAGCCGCCGTCCGACGTTTACGAACTGCCATGAACACACGTCTCCTTTTGAGAGTAGAATTTGAAAAATAGTATACAGATGTAGTTTTTCATTGCAACACAAAATTCGATTGTGGCGTGACTCTTGCGAGCGCACTCGCCGACCGGGTACGCTTCGGCCTGATCGCAACCCAACGCATCGTCACGTCAGTCCGAAGCAAGTGCGAAGCCGATTGGCTCACTTCCAGCGGGGATCGAATGAGCGGAAATTCCGACAACCTTCGCAGCGGTGTCGACAGCGTGCTTGGTCCCGTCATCGATCGCCTGCGCAAGGAAGCCGAAGCGGATCTGCGCATCGCAAAAGAGGATTTTGCGCGGGAACTGGCCGAAATACGCCGTAAACAGCAAGCTGCGTTCTTTACGAGCTTCACGATCTTTGCCGTGATTTGCCTGGTTTTGCTCGGCGGAACATGGCTGACACTCGACCGAATGGGCACTGCAGCAAGCGAGCGCGCGCAGGGAGAGCAGTCGCGCACCGAGCGACTGGGGACCCTTGAAGAAGAGACCCGCGCGCGGCTCGACAGCCTGATTACCCTGGAACGGCGCCTGCGCGTGGAGCTGCTGGAGCAGGGAGAAAAAAAATCGCCGGAGGCCCCTGCAGCGGGCGAATCCGCCCCCGCGGGGGAGCAAAGCGAAGCAGCGGCCGAGTAGACGGGGGCCGCCCCCCGGTGATAGAGGTTAGAGACCGAGTATTTCGTCGACCCCGATGCGAGCAGGCAGCCGGCCTGCACGGATGATTGCCGCATGGGGGCGAAGGAGCCGAATCGATGGACGAGAAGAAGCGAAAGATCCTGCTGGTAGCCGGTGGCGTGGTGGCACTCATCATCCTCACGGTGATCCTCCTCTTTATTGTGGGAGGTGACGAAACGCCCCCCGTTCCCGATTCGGCGCCCGTGGCTGAAGTGCCCGAAGAGGACCTGAGTGCCGAGTCCGAGATGGCAAAGGCTGAGCCCGAGGACCTGGGCGCCGGGCTGATCGAGCGTCTGGAGCGCTACACCGTGCGCGATCGCGTGAGCCTGCAGTCCGTCGCGGCCCGCGACGACGTCTATGCCGACCAGTCCAGGTGGTGGGTGCTGTTTGCCGCCAATCCCGGCGCAGTGCGCTACCTGTTCAAGGACGAGTTCGGCAACTGGGTGGCGGTGGTCAATCCCGGGAGCACGCTGGAGATTCCCGAGCCCCGCGAGGTTTCCGCCTCCGAACAGGCAAATCTGCGCAAGGGATTCAATGCCTTCGCCGTCCAGTTCGGCAGCTATTCCGAACGCTCCAATGCCGACGACCTGATGGGCCGCCTCAAAGAGGGCGAGCCCACCATGGACTTCTATGAGTCCCCGCTGACGGTGGACGGAATTCCCCGCATTCGCATCCGCGCCGGCCTGTTCTCGCGCTGGGGCGACGCAGAGGAATACGGCCGCCGCATCGACCAGCGCTACGACGAGGTCAAGGACTACTACGTCGTGGCAGTCCCCAGCCGGGAAGAGTCCCGCGTCAACGGGATCCTCGCGGGCATCTATCAGTAATTGGTATTTCGAGGGCAGGCTTGGGCGCTTGCTCGTGCAAATTGCTCGAAGGGCGAGGCATCTGCCTCGCCCTTCTTCGTGAATCAGTAGCAGTTGAGGCAATCGCGCCGAGTCAGACCCGCTCCATCGGCTCGAAGAGTCGTTTGTACTCTTCCATCGCGAAGCGGTCGGTCATCCCGGCCACGTAGTCGCACACCGCGCGCTCGATTCCCTGGGATTCGCTGCGGCTGAGATAGGCCTCGGGCAGCAGGCGGGGGTGTTCCAGGTAGACCGGAAAGAGTGCCTCCAGAATCTTTCGACACTTGATCCGCATCCGCTCGACCCGCGGGTGCATGTAGAGGTTCTCCATCAGGAAATCCTTGAGCTGGCCGCGTGCCCGGTTCACTTCTTCGGGGTAGCCGATGAGGATCTTCCCGTGGGCATGGACGTCGTCGAGGCTCTGCACCCCGGAGTCCTGGATGAGCTTCTCGCTGTGGGAGACGAGCTCGTGCATCAGGTAGCCGATCAGGCGGCTGATCGCATTGTAGCGTCGCTGCTTTCCGGCGACCTGGCCGTGTTCGGCCTTCACTTCCTTGAGCATTTGCGCCCACAGGGGAACCTCGGCGATGAGCTGCTCCTCACTGACCAGGCCCGACTCGATGCCGTCGTCGACATCGTGGTTGAGGTAGGCGATCTCGTCGGCGAGGTCGATGAGCTGGGCTTCGAGCGTCGGGACCGTGCCGGGCTCGAGCACGCGGGCGCGCCGGGTATCGGCAATGGGCTTGTCGTGGGAGTGTTTGAGGATTCCCTCGCGCGTCTCCCATGTCAGGTTGAGGCCGGGGAAGTTGGGGTAGCGCTCCTCGAGCTCCTCGACGATGCGCAGCGACTGGTAGTTGTGCTCGAAACCGCCCGCTTTTGCGGCAAGCCGGTCGAGCACGTCCTCGCCCGCGTGACCGAATGGCGGGTGCCCCATGTCGTGGGAGAGGGCGAGCGCTTCGGCCAGGGCTTCATTGAGTCCCAGGCGCCGGGCCACCCCGCGGGAGATCTGCGCCGCCTCGATCGTGTGGGTCAGGCGCGTTCGGTAGTAGTCGCCCTCGATGTTGATGAAGACCTGGGTCTTGTATTCGAGCCGTCGAAAGGCGCCGCAATGGATGATGCGGTCGCGGTCGCGCTCGAAGTCGGGGCGCACGTCGCGGAAGCGCTCTTCGTGGGCGCGCCCCCGGGGGGAGGGGCTGGACACCGCGTAGGGGGCCAGCTCTCCGGTCTCTCGGTAGTAGGGCATCTAGTTCTTCTTTGCCGGCGCGGGCAGGTGCTTGAGCAAGTTGCGGATGGTCGAGCGATCGGGATCGGTATCGGGCGCGACGCGCAGATACTCGCTGAAAGAATTGGCCGCATCCTGCAGTTCATCGCGGTTGTAGTAGAGCGTGCCCAGGTTGTAGTGGGCCTGGAACAGCGTAGGGTCGGCCGCCACGGCCTGCCGGTAGTATTCGATGGCGACGGAGGGCTCGCTGTCCTGTTTCTCGAGCGCGGCGTTGTACCACTCGCGGGCGCTCCAGCCGCGCTGCGCGGGGGCGGGGGTAAAGCTCACGTCGGCTCCGGCGAAGGCCTCCTTGGCCAGCCGTGATTCTGCGTCGGAGATATAGCGTTTGACCGCCGGCACGTCCGGGTCGCTCGGCGAGAGCTGGGTGAATGCGCGCAGGTGCTCGATGGCCACATCCCACTCGTCATGCTTGTAGGCGATCAGGCCCAGGTTGAGCCGGGCGCGCGCGAAATCCGGGTCGTAGCGCACGGCCTTTTCGTAGTGGCTGCGCTCTTCATCGGAATCATCTCCCAGACGGACCCCCAGATTGAATTCCTGCACTGCGGCGCGCTGGCGCTCTTTCTGGCTCATTCCGGCGATCTTGGCCTCGAGCGGATCGGGCTCGGGTGCCGGCGCAGCGGGTTCGGGCTCGGGCTTCTTCTCGGCGACGGGCTCCTCCTTCTTCTGGAACCCGCCCAGCACCAGCGTGCGGACCTTCTCGCCCAGGGCGTCCTGGACCTCGATCATATCCTTGCCGGTGAGTTTGAGCTTGTAGAGCTTTTCGTCCTCGACGGAGGCAATCATCACGTTGAGGCGGAAGGTGTCGGCGCCCTTCTGGTAGGTGCCGAAGACGACCCACTGGGAGAGCATCACGGTGCCAAGGCGCACGGCGTCCTTGGGACTCAGCGGTTTGGCCGGATCGAGCACCATGGCCCGCTTGAGGGCCTCCTCGGTATCGGCGCGGGTCGGCACGCTGATGCGCTTTCCATCGTGGAGCTCGAATACCAGCGAGTCGGCCATGGCGGTGCCGATGTCGGCCGGTGAGGCTGCCGTGGCAGGGTGAAAGCGCACGATCGCGACGGTTACCGCCTCGGCCGCCTCGGCGCGCGAGCCGAGCGGGAGGGCGAGGGAGATGAGCGCGAGTGCGCACAAGATGGCGATGCGAGCGGTCTTGAAATCAAACATCCGTGGATGACCCTGCTTTGTCTGGCGTATGTTGCCCAAATCTCATATATTTTTAGGCAGTTAGGCGGCTTCCCACAAGCCCGAAGTGGTTTTGGCTGCCCCGGCGGTCTGGAGGGCTTTCTCCAGCCCACCTGAATGCAGGGAACGAGGCGCATGTTTCAGCGAATCAAGGACGATGTGACCACCGCGCTCCGGCGCGATCCGGCCGCCCGCACGTGGGTGGAGGTGCTCCTTACCTATCCGGGGGTTCATGCGCTGCTCTTTCATCGCCTCTGCCACTGGCTCTGGAACCACGGGGCCAAGCTCACGGCTCGTTTTCTCGCTCACATCTCGCGCCTGCTCACGGGCATCGAGATCCATCCGGGCGCGACCATCGGCGCGCATTTCTTCATCGACCACGGCATGGGCGTCGTCATCGGCGAGACCACCGAGATCGGCGACAACGTGACCATCTATCACGGCGTCACCCTGGGCGGAGTCTCCACCCACCGCGGCAAGCGCCATCCCACCATTGAAGACAACGTGGTGATCGGCACGGGCGCGCGCATCATGGGACCACTCACCATCGGCCACAACTCGCGCGTGGGGGCCGGCTCGGTCGTCATCGCCGACGTGCCGGCCAATGCCACGGTTGTGGGCGTGCCCGGCCGCGTCGTCATGCGCGAACACCTGCGCGAGGGCGATGATGTCGATCTCGAACACAACATCCTGCCCGATCCCGAGGGCCAGGCCCTCGATGCGCTCTCGAAGGAAGTGCAGGAACTGCGCAAGCGCCTCGAACAGATCGAAAAGGCCGCCGGTTCCGCGCCGGAGACATCCGGCGATGACGCGAAGAAGCGCGCCTCGGGTTCCTGATCTATGGACGAGCGTTCCTACTTCGACCACGCAGCCAGCTCGCCGGTAGTACCCGGCGTGACCGACGCCGTGCGCGCGGTGCTCGAGGAGGGCTGGGGCAATCCCTCCAGCGCCCACTTCGAAGGCCGCCGGGCGCGCCGCCGGATCGACGAAGCGCGCGAGAGCGTCGCCGCACTGGTGGGCTGCGAGCCGGGGGACGTCGTCTTCACGTCCGGTGGCACCGAGTCCAATGCCCTGGCAGTGGGCGGGATGCTCGCAGCGGCCGATCCCGGCGCGCCTCTGGTACTCAGCACGGTGGAACACTCCTCGGTCAGCCGCCTGGCAGAGCGCGCCGCCGACGCGGGCAGGGCAGTGCTGCACGTGGGCGTCTCGCGTGAGGGGGAACTCGATCTGGCTGCACTCGACCGGGCGCTCCAGAGCAAGCCCGGCCTTGTCTCCATCATGAGCGCCAACAACGAGACGGGAACGATTTTTCCCATTGAAGAAATCGCAGCACGCTGCCGCGCCGCCAATGCGCCATTGCACAGCGATGCGGTCCATTGTCTTGGGAAAAGCGAAACGCCGCTGGCCCGGCTCGGCGCCGACGCGCTGAGCCTCTCGGCCCACAAGATCGGCGGCCCCCAGGGCGCGGGCGCGGTGATTCTGGGCAAATGCGTGGCGATCAAGGACGTGCTGGGCGCCGGCAACCACGAGCGCGGGCTTCGCGGCGGGACCGAGAACCTGCCGGGGATTGT from Chrysiogenia bacterium encodes:
- the cysE gene encoding serine O-acetyltransferase, with the translated sequence MFQRIKDDVTTALRRDPAARTWVEVLLTYPGVHALLFHRLCHWLWNHGAKLTARFLAHISRLLTGIEIHPGATIGAHFFIDHGMGVVIGETTEIGDNVTIYHGVTLGGVSTHRGKRHPTIEDNVVIGTGARIMGPLTIGHNSRVGAGSVVIADVPANATVVGVPGRVVMREHLREGDDVDLEHNILPDPEGQALDALSKEVQELRKRLEQIEKAAGSAPETSGDDAKKRASGS
- a CDS encoding deoxyguanosinetriphosphate triphosphohydrolase: MPYYRETGELAPYAVSSPSPRGRAHEERFRDVRPDFERDRDRIIHCGAFRRLEYKTQVFINIEGDYYRTRLTHTIEAAQISRGVARRLGLNEALAEALALSHDMGHPPFGHAGEDVLDRLAAKAGGFEHNYQSLRIVEELEERYPNFPGLNLTWETREGILKHSHDKPIADTRRARVLEPGTVPTLEAQLIDLADEIAYLNHDVDDGIESGLVSEEQLIAEVPLWAQMLKEVKAEHGQVAGKQRRYNAISRLIGYLMHELVSHSEKLIQDSGVQSLDDVHAHGKILIGYPEEVNRARGQLKDFLMENLYMHPRVERMRIKCRKILEALFPVYLEHPRLLPEAYLSRSESQGIERAVCDYVAGMTDRFAMEEYKRLFEPMERV
- the amrB gene encoding AmmeMemoRadiSam system protein B, with amino-acid sequence MSIRAPAVAGRFYPANPTELRSEIARFCEVREDKGRIEAKGVLVPHAGYVFSGSVAGRVFARIVPAPLYLLLGPNHTGLGTRASVWTSGSWRTPLGEIAVDEKAAATLVENSSILESDTAAHLQEHSLEVELPFLQASNPGARFVPITLGGLSLAECHQLGAELAAFVREWPEPVVMVTSSDMNHYLSDARTRELDAMAIDKMLALDPDGLYKTVRSRGITMCGYLPATAMISAVKALGASHCELEAYATSGDAFGDRERVVGYAGLIFW
- a CDS encoding tetratricopeptide repeat protein, translating into MFDFKTARIAILCALALISLALPLGSRAEAAEAVTVAIVRFHPATAASPADIGTAMADSLVFELHDGKRISVPTRADTEEALKRAMVLDPAKPLSPKDAVRLGTVMLSQWVVFGTYQKGADTFRLNVMIASVEDEKLYKLKLTGKDMIEVQDALGEKVRTLVLGGFQKKEEPVAEKKPEPEPAAPAPEPDPLEAKIAGMSQKERQRAAVQEFNLGVRLGDDSDEERSHYEKAVRYDPDFARARLNLGLIAYKHDEWDVAIEHLRAFTQLSPSDPDVPAVKRYISDAESRLAKEAFAGADVSFTPAPAQRGWSAREWYNAALEKQDSEPSVAIEYYRQAVAADPTLFQAHYNLGTLYYNRDELQDAANSFSEYLRVAPDTDPDRSTIRNLLKHLPAPAKKN
- a CDS encoding CDP-alcohol phosphatidyltransferase family protein — encoded protein: MWNKEVALSLVPLAVLNGLIIGSLFVFLALRALGIVKKEDYIEDHKHRATVVLGSTLREFWLWFTSPVERTLIALRVTPNLITTVGLLLSMVAGVFYYMGHVGTAGYMLILGACCDYFDGRVARATNRQTQSGAYYDAVLDRACEGAVLMGIAGYFQHTALVFIPMVALVGSFMVSYTKSKAEAMGVKCDLGLMQRPERLFLLASTSLFDPLVKSWAVNHGFPDVHYLMLGAVGVIAILTLYTTYQRISHSFHALEERDAEEAADVAPLERTAS
- a CDS encoding cysteine desulfurase, whose product is MDERSYFDHAASSPVVPGVTDAVRAVLEEGWGNPSSAHFEGRRARRRIDEARESVAALVGCEPGDVVFTSGGTESNALAVGGMLAAADPGAPLVLSTVEHSSVSRLAERAADAGRAVLHVGVSREGELDLAALDRALQSKPGLVSIMSANNETGTIFPIEEIAARCRAANAPLHSDAVHCLGKSETPLARLGADALSLSAHKIGGPQGAGAVILGKCVAIKDVLGAGNHERGLRGGTENLPGIVGFGVAARYWTENGESLRGHLRETGHAVRAILAAIEGAQILAEGAPGYASTCSVMVGGISGEALLQALDLEGISVSMGAACSSGALEPSKPLQGMGYAREEAASAVRFSVGWNTSAEDVTRLGRILPAIVERLRGAGRARQQRLNRASG